In the genome of Ferrovibrio terrae, the window TTTTCGCTGCCATGCTGGCAACCGCCGGTCTGGCCGCCATCAGCCCGGCCGCATTGGCTGGCGCCACATTCGATGCCGTCAAGGCCAAGGGCTTCGTGCAATGCGGCGTCAACGGCAGTGTCGCCGGCTTTTCCGCCCCCGACAGCCAGGGCCTTTGGACCGGCATCGACGTCGACATGTGCCGCGCCGTGGCCGCCGCCGTGTTCGGCGATTCCAGCAAGATCAAATACACCGCGCTGACCGCGCAGCAGCGCTTCGTCGCCCTGCAGTCGGGCGAGATCGACGTGCTGACCCGCAACGTGACGCAGACGCTGCTGCGCGACGCATCGCTGGGCCTGCGCGAGGCCGGCGTCAATTTCTATGACGGCCAGGGCTTCATCGTGAACAAGAAGCTGGGTGTCAAATCCGCCAAGGAGCTGAACGGTTCGACTGTCTGCGTGCAGCCCGGCACCACCACCGAACTCAATCTCTCTGACTATTTCCGCAAAATGAACATGACCTTCAAGGCGGTGGTGATCGAGAAGGTGGATGAAAACATCGCTGCCTTCAGCTCCGGCCGCTGCGATGTCTACACCACCGATGCCTCGCAGCTGGCCGCGGTGCGCGTCACGGCACTGAACCCGCCGGATGATTACATCATCCTGCCCGAACGCATTTCCAAGGAGCCACTGGGCCCGATGGTGCGCCAGGGCGACGACCAGTGGTATCAGATCGTGAAATGGGCCCTGCTGGCGCTGAAGGAGGCCGAGGAACTCGGCATCTCGCAACAGAATGTCGACGAGATGCTGAAAAGCGAGGACCCGGTGATCAAGCGCTTCACCGGCGTCACGCCGGGCTATGGCAAGGCGCTCGGCCTGGATGAGAAATGGGCCTATTGGATCGTAAAACAGATCGGCAATTACGGCGAAAGCTTTGAGCGCAACCTGGGCAAGGGCAGCCCGGTGAAGCTGGAGCGCGGCCTGAACGACCTGTGGACCAGGGGCGGCCTGATGTACGCCATCCCGCTGCGCTAACACACATCACTTTGAATGCATCACGATGGCCGGGGTTTACGCTCCGGCCATCTGCTTTTCAGCGGTGTTCGGGAAACAGCAGGCGGGTGTAGACCTTGATATAAGCGTCGCACATTGCGTCCACGGTGAAGTTCTCACTGACATGGCGACGCGCGCGGGCGGCAATTTCCATGCGGCGTTCCGGCGTCAGGTGCAGGGCCTCATCCAGCGCATCGGCCAGCGCCTTGGCATCGCCGGCCTTGACCAGCCAGCCGGTTTCGCCGCCCGGCAGCACGGTTTCGCGCGAGCCACCATGATCGGTGGCGATCACCGGCTTGCCCATCGCCTGCGCCTCGACCGCGACGCGGCCGAAGCCTTCAGGGAAGGTGGAGGCCGACACCACCACATCGGCCAGCATATAGGCGGCCGGCATGTCCTTGCCGTCGCCCGGAATGCGCACGCTGCGGTCCAGCCGGTACTGCACGATCAGGCTTTCCAGCTCGGCGCGGTAGCCGTCGCGCCCCGAGCCCAGCAGCACAGCGGTGAAATCCTGCTTGCCGTCATGCCGCTCGGCCAGGATCTTGAGCGCACGCAGCAGAACCGTGTGCCCCTTCCAGCGCGTCAGCCGGCCCGGCAGCAGGATCACCGGCAGGCCGTCGGTCAGGCGCCACTGCTGCTGCAGGTTAGACATGCGCTCGGGGTAAATGCGGTTCGGGTCGAACTTGACCAGATCGGTACCGCGCGGAATGGTGACGAGGCGCGCACGCGGCACACCGAAAGCCGAATTCGCGTAATCGGCGACGAAATCCGAGATCGCCACCACGATGTCGCCCTTGGACATCGGGTTGGCCCAGAACTTCTTGAACCAGCTGTGCGACTTGTAGGCATTGTGAAAGGTGGTGACCAGTGGCACGCCACAGCGCAGGGCTGCCGCGCGCGCCGACCAGGCCGGGGCGCGCGAACGCACATGCACCACATCGACCGGCAGGCTGCGGATCAATTCTTCCAGCCGCGCGGTGTTCTTGCGCATCACGAAAGGATTCTTGCTGTTCACCGGCAGGGTGATGTGCCTGGCACCGGCGCGTTCCAGCTCGCGCACCATCGGCCCGCCGGCCGAGACGACGTAGGACATCCAGCCGGCCTTCGCCAGCGCCTTGGCGGTATCCACAGTGCCGCGCTCGACGCCGCCGGTAACCAGCGCGGGCAGCACCTGCATCACCGCAGGCGGTCTTCCCGAACTGGACTGGTCTGCAGTAGAAATCGGAATATCTGACATGAGCGCGCTGAAGGGCGGGAGGGAGGCAAGTATAGGCCGCCTGCCGGGTAGCGCAAAGCCGCGCGGCTGGCAAGGCCGTGCCGGGCATGAGGCGAGGAATAACGGCATGCGGCCTGCAAAAAGCCTGATCCGGCGGGGTGCGATGACGATGGCGCTGGTCGCTGTGCTCGTCTGGGCCCTGCTGCTGGCCGGCCTCGGCACCTCCTTTGCCCTGGTCCAGGTGCCGGGCCAGACGCCCACACATGACGACATCCTGCGCGGTTTCGATGCCAGCGCGCTGTCGGCCAGCCGCGAGGATGTCGCCTATGGCGGCACTTACGATCCGGTCGGCATGATCGTGAAATGGCAAAAGCCGATCATCTATAAGATCGAAGGCCTGCGCTCACGGCCCGATGCCATCAACTTCGCCATCGCAACGCTGCAGCAGCAGGCCGCGTTGGCCGGCATCGAGGTGCGCGCGGCCAGGGCGCCAAGCGAAGCCAACTACGCCATCACTTTCCGCAATGTCGCCGGCTTCAACCTCGGCGACCGCAAGGCGGTCTGTTTCCTGACCTACAATTTCAACACCAGTGGCCACATGCAGTGGGCGGCACTGCAGATCAATCTCGCCGCGCCCAGCCTGGAACGCTGTGTGCGGCACGAGATCCTGCATGGCTTCGGCCTGATGAATCATCCGCACCGCCTGCATTCGGTGCTGAGTTATCACGTTGGCGACCATATGGCCGAGATCACCGAGGCCGATATCGTGATGCTGCGGAGCCTGTATGATCCGCGCATCCGGCCGGCGATGTCACGGCTTGCCGCGCTGACGATTGTCGACAGCCTGATCGAGGCAAACCGCCGCGCACTTAATCCGCGTGCACCGGCCAAGACCGATCCGATGCCCGTGCTGCGCGACGTGATCGCCGATCTCGACAAAGCGGCGGCCGGCGGCAATGTGCGCGCGATGATGTATCTGGCCGAAGCGGCCTGGCAGGGCTATGGCATGCCGAAGGATCCGGCGCGCATGGCCGCCTGGATCGAGCGTGCCTCGGCCACCCGCGATGTCGTCGCGCGTTTCGATCTGGCCCATGCGCTGGGCAGCGGACGTTATATGCCGAAGGACAATGCACGCGCCGCGGTGCTCTATCGTCGCAATGCAGAGCTTGGCCATGCAGTGTCGCAGAACAACTACGCGGTTATGTTGCGTGACGGCCTCGGCGTGCCGGTGGATCGCGTGGCGGCGCTGACCTGGTTCACGCTGGCGGCACGTGGCAATGTCGCCTCGGCCGAACGCAGCCGGCAGGCGCTGATGCAAAACCTGCCCCCGGCCGAGCAGCAGGAGGCCGTGCGCCGCGCGGCAGCATGGAAACCGGCCGCCGAAGCCGCTAGATAAGACGAATGACCGATACCCAGTTCTTACGCCGCCCTGACGGCACCCGCCTCGCCTATTCCGCCACGCCCGCCCGGCAGAGTGACAAGCCAGGCATCCTGTTCTGCGGCGGCTTCCGCTCCGACATGACCGGCACCAAGGCCGTGGCGATGGAACAGGTGGCACAGCAGCATGGCCTGGGCTATGTGCGTTTCGACTATTTCGGCCATGGCCAGTCGGACGGAGATTTTCTCGATGGCACCATCGGCCGCTGGAAGGAAGACACGCTGGCGATGCTGCGTGAGGTCTGCGGTCCCGCGACGCAGATCGTGGTTGGCTCCAGCATGGGCGGCTGGCTGGCCACGCTGGCGGCGCTGGCGCTGCCCGACCGCACTGCCGGCCTGGTGCTGATTGCGCCGGCGCTGGATTTCACCGAAGACCTGATGTGGGCGGAAATGACCGAGCCGCAGCGCGCCGTACTGTTGCGCGACGGCATCCTGCGCGAGCCGTCGCAATATTCCGATCAGCCCTACGAATATTCACTCAGGCTGATCACCGAGGGTCGCGACCACATGATCCTCAAGCCTGGCATCGTCTACGACAAGCCGGTGCGCATCCTGCAGGGCATGATGGATCCTGATGTGCCCTACGGCCACGCCGTGAAAACTGCCGCTGCATTCCAGGGCGGCGATACGCGCCTGACCCTGCTGCGCGACGGCGACCATCGCCTGTCGCGGCCGCAGGATATCGAGCTGCTGACGCAGACAGTGCTGGGCCTGCTGTGAGCGAGGACGGAATCGAGACCACACGGCTGCGGCTGCGGCCGGTGCGACAGATGGATGCTGCGTTGCTGCCCTCTCTGATCACACCGGTGATCAGTCGCTGGACCGCCAACTGGATCTATCCGTTCACGGCAGCGATGGCTAACGAGCGTGTTGCGGCCACACTGGCCGACAATGCTGCGAGCACCGGATTCAATCGCGTTCTGACCGACAAGGAAGACGGCCGCGTGATTGGCTGGTTCCGCGCCACGCTGGTATCGGAAACACCTCGTACCGCCAGCATCGGCTACTGGCTGATCGACGCGGTGCATGGCCGCGGCTACCTGACCGAGGCCCTGCCGGTCTTCGTGCAGGCCGCCATCGCAGCGTTGAAGCTCGAGCGGCTGGAAGCCGGCGCCCAGCCGGAAAATGCGGCCTCCATTGCCGCCCTGACCCGGCTCGGCCTGCGCTTCATCGGTCGGCGCCAGCATTACGTGCCGGCGCGCGACCGCGAGGAGCCGACCAATTTCTACGCCATGGACTGCCCTGGAGATTCCTTGCCTAGCGGGTCTTGAAGAAGCCAACCATCTCGGCCAGGCGCTGGGCCTGCTGGGCCAGACTCTGCGCCGAAGCGGTGGTTTCTTCCACCAGCGCAGCATTGCGCTGGGTTGCCTCGTCCATGCTGCCGACCGCCGTGTTGATCTGATCCAGGCCAGCGGCCTGTTCGCGCGAGGCGGCCGCGATTTCGGCGACGATATCCGACGCCTTCTTGATCGCGCCGACAATCTCGGCCAGCGACTGACCGGTCTGGTTGACAAGCGATGCACCGGTTTTCACCTGTGCATTCGACTCCGTGATCAGCGCCTTGATGTCTTTGCTGGCGTTGGCCGAACGTTGCGCGAGCGCACGCACTTCCTGTGCGACGACGGCAAAACCCTTGCCGGCTTCGCCGGCGCGTGCGGCTTCGACACTTGCATTCAGGGCAAGAAGATTCGTCTGGAAAGCGATCTCGTCGATCAGGCCGACGATGTCGGCAATTTTCCGTGCACTTTCCTCAATCCGGGTCACGGCCGTCACTGCATCCGCCACCACGCTGCCGCCCTTCTCGGCGGTATCGCGCGCCACGGTCGCCAGCTGGTTCGCTGCCTGGGCGTTGTCGGCATTCTGCTTCACAGTGGTAGTGATTTCATGCATCGAGGCGGCGGTTTGCTCGATCGAGGCCGCCTGCGATTCCGTGCGGCCGGCAAGGTCCTGGCTGCCGGTCGAGATTTCCGAGGAGGCCACTTTCACTGATTGCGCAGTCTGGGTGAGTTCACCGGCGAATTCTCGCAAGCGTTCAGCCATGCCGTTGGCGCTGCCTTTGAGCTGGCCGAACACGCCCTGATACTCGCCGCGCACGCTATGCGTCACGTCACCCTCGGCCATCGCGCCCATCACTTCGGCCATCTCCACTGTCATGGTCTGCAGGGTCGCCGTCAGACGGTTCAGTTCCTGGCTGGTCGACAGGAAGAAGCCCTCCTTGCCGTTCTCATCGATGCGGCCGCTGAGATCGCCGCCGGCGACCTTGTTGACCAGCGCGGCGATTTCGCTGCCGGCCGCTTGTTCGCGCACCTCGCGTTCGGCACGACGTTGCTCGGATTCCGCACGCTGGCGACCGATATCGGCCTCTGCCTGCTCGCGCGCCATCATACTGTCCTTGAACACCAGCAGGGCCCGCGCCATCGCTGCGATTTCGTCTCGGCCGCGAACGGCCGGAATCTCCGCGTTCAGGTCGCCTCCGGACAGCCGGGTCATCGCCTGCGTGATCCGGCCAAGCGGCGCGGAGACTTTTCTCGAGATGACCCAGATTGAAACGCCGACCACGACGGCCGCCACCGCCAGCAAAGTTTCCATGGCGATCATGAAACGCTCATAAGCTTCTTCGGAAGCGGCATATTCCTCCTTGGCGATCACCAGCTGCAGCGAGATCAGCTGACTGATCGCGTCGCTGACCGCGTCGATGATCGGATACATCTCCTGTTCAGCGAAGGTGACCAGTGCGGCCTTGTCATTGGCGATCAGGATACCGTTCAGTTTTTCCACCGCGCGGTCGGCTGGCACGAACAGCAGACGAGCCTTCTCCACCAGCCTGGCCTCCTCCGGCGTCAGCCTGGTCGCGGTATAGACCTTCCACTTCTCCGAGATCGTGCTGCGCGCCTTGGCAATCTCGGCCAGACCAGCCTGCGGCTGCATCGTGCCCGCCCGTACCTTGTGCGAGGTGTCGACGATCTGCACGGCGTAGGCGTCGGCGATATCCTTTAAATCGCTGAGCGGTACCACGCGGTCGGTGTAGACGCTGGCCATCGAGGCCTGCATACGTTGCGCCGACAGATAGCCCGCGCCCGCAACCACAATGATCACCACCAGCATCGCAAGGATGCTGAGCATCAAACGCAACCGGATTGTCATTCCCCCACCCCATGTTTTTTACCAGCAGTGCTGGTTTTCCCCTGGGTGCAATTCAGCGTTATCGCGCACTGATTGCCATAACACCTATGGAGTATTTCATGCGGAAGGGTGATGAAGGTTTGGCGACGGCATGACTGCCTGCTCGTATCGCGCGAGGTACGGGTTAGTTACCCATACCCCTGAGCAGTGACTGCAGCCCCTCACGATAGGTCGGGTATTTGAGTGCTACCCCGAGCTCGAATTTGATGCGGTCATTGCGCACGCGGCGGCTATCGGCATAGAAGCTCGCCGCCATCGGCGAAAGCTGCGCCTGGTCGAACGGTACTTCCGGCGGTCGCGGCAGTTTCAGCAGGTCTGCGGCATAGGCCACCACATCCTGCGGCGGCGCCGGTTCGTCATCGGCCAGGTTGTAGATCGCGCCCGGATTGAACTTGGTCATCGAAGCGCGCAGCACCTGCGCGATATCTTCGACATGGATGCGGCAGAAGACCTGGCCGGGTTTCACAATGCGATGCGCGGTGCCGCGCTTCACGCCTTCGAGCTGATTGCGACCCGGTCCGTAGATGCCGGCGAGCCGGAAGACATGCACCGGCACGCCATGCTCAGCCTGTAGCCGCAGCCAGCCTGCTTCGGCTTCGGCGCGGCGCTTGCTGCGTCCCTGATTTGGACTGACCGGTGTCGTTTCATCGACCCAGTTGCCGCCGGCATCGCCATAGACGCCGGTGGTGGAGAGATAACCAAGCCATTTCAGGTTCGGCAATTTTGCAATATCAGCACCGTGCCAGCGCAGTACCGCATCCGCATCGTCATCGGCTGGTACCGAGATCAGAACATGCGTCGCCGGCAGCAGTACCGAGGCATCGCTGAGCGGCGCCATGCCATCGAAGACATGGCTATCGTAGCCCAGCACCGCGATATCGGCGGCCTTCTCCAGGCTGCGGCTGGTGCCGGTCACGCCCCAGCCTTCGGCATGCAACTGTGCCGCCAGCACTTTTGCACTGAAGCCGAGTCCGAAGCAGAAAAGGTTACCTGTCATGTCGAGCACACGCCTTGCTTTTGCCACAGCGCCTCGCCACTCTGCCGCGCCATGATTGCTATGAACAAGATAGTGCCTTCGGCGGTGTTCGCCAGCCTTCTGCCCGGCCTGCTGCTCTGGGCTTTGCCAGCCATGGCGCAGCAGTCGCTGCAAGGCTCGACCGTTCTGCAGGATGCCGCCTATCAGGACTGCCTGTCGCTGGCGCGCCGCAATCCCGAGGAAGGTTTCAGTCAGGCCCAGCTGTGGCAGGCGACCGGCGGCGGCTTGCCGGCGCAGCATTGCGCTGCGCTGGCGCTGGTGGAGCTGCGGCATTACGGCGATGCCGCTGACCGGCTGGAAAAGCTGCTGCCGCTGGCCGAGAAACAGGCACCGCACCTGACCGTGGCGCTGCTCGACCAGGCCGCCAATGCCTGGCTGCTGGCCGAACAGCCGCAGCGCGCCAAGCAATTGCTGGATATCGCACTGAAGGCCGCGCCTGAAACTTCCGACCTGCTGATCGACCGCGCGCTGGCGCTGGCGGCGCTGAACGACTATGCGGCGGCGCGGCGCGATCTGGATGTGGCGCTGCGTGTCGATCCGACCCGCGAGGATGCACTGGCCTTGCGCGCCGCGGCACGACGCCAGACCGGTGACATGGGTGGCGCCATGGAAGATGCCGAAACCGCGCTGGCGATCCAGCCGCGCCTGCCCGAAGCCCTGCTGGAACGCGGCATCCTGCGACTCAACAGGGGCGACAAGGCCGGCGCACGGCGCGACCTGATCGAGGTGCGCATGGTGGCGCCCGACTCACCGGCGGCGGTTTCCGCCGGCCAGTATATCGAGCAGATGGACGTGAAGCAGGATTAGGCCGCCCTGCTCAGTCTTGTCAGCGCCTGCGCCGCCTGCAGGCGCACCACTTCCGCCTCATCGTGCGACAGTTTTTCCAGCACCGGCCGCATCGCGGCATCGCCGCTGTTGCCGAGCGCCACGCAGACATTGCGGACAAAGCGATCCCGTCCGATACGTTTCACCGCCGTGGTGGCGAAGCGCTCGCGGAAGCTGGCATCGTCCAGTCCGGCCAGATCGAGCAAGGTCGGCGCATCGAGTTCCGGGCGGCTGTGCAGCGTGATCTCGCGCGCCGTGCTGGCGAACTTGTTCCATGGACAGACGGCGAGGCAGTCGTCACAGCCATAGATGCGGTTGCCCATCGCGGCGGCGAAATCCTCGGCGATCACGCCATCGTATTCGATGGTGAGATAGGAAATGCAGCGTCGCGCATCCAGCTGATACGGCGCGGGAAAGGCTTTGGTCGGACAGATGTCGAGGCAATTGCTGCAGGTGCCGCAGTGATCCGTTTCGGCCTCGTCCGGCGCCAGTTCGGCCGTGGTGAGGATCAGGCCCAGGAACAGCCAGGAACCGAAGTCGCGCGACACCAGATTGGTATGCTTGCCCTGCCAGCCGATCCCGGCCGCCGCCGACAGCGGCTTTTCCATCAGTGGCGCGGTATCGACAAACACCTTCACGTCGTTGCCGGCATGGTGGTGCAGCCAGCTGGCCAGGCTTTTGAGTTTCTTCTTGACGACGAGATGATAGTCACGGCCCTGGGCATAGACCGAGATCGCGGCGCGATCCTTTTCCAGCAGCACGTCGAGCGGGTTGTGGTCGGGGCCATAGTTCAGGCCGAGGGCGATAATACCGCGCGCTTCGGGCCAAAGCGCATTGGGATGGCGGCGCCGCTCGGCCTTGTCTTCCAGCCACTGCATGGTGCCGTGGCGTTTGAGCGCCATGAACTCGTCCAGCCGTTCGGCCAGTTCTGGGCCGATGCGGCCGGCCGTTGTGAAGCCGACCGCATCGAATCCTTCCGCCAGCGCGTGCTGACGGATCAGCTCTTTCAGATCGGTCGGATTAGCCGATCGCGGCAATGCAGGCGATCTCGACCTTGTAGTCCGGGGCCGCCAGCCTGGATTCCACGGTGGCGCGCGCCGGCGTGTTGCCCTTGGACACCCAGGCATCCCAGGCCTTGTTCATCTCGGCGAAGGTCGACATGTCGGCAAGCCAGATATTGGTCGACAGAATCTTGGTCTTGTCGGTACCGGCTTCCTTCAGCAGGCGGTCGATCTGCGCCAGGATCTGCTCGGTCTGGCCGGTGACATCGGCCTTGGGATCGGCGGCAACCTGGCCGGCAAGATACACGGTGTTGCCATGCACCACGGCCTGGCTCATGCGGGGACCGACATCGATGCGGCGGACGGACATGCGGTAGTCTCCTTTTTCTCTGCTCACGTCATGCTCGGGCTCGACCCGAGCATCTCTCTCCACTCGGCCTGAGATCCTCGGCGCAAGGCCGAGGATGACGGCTCTGTATATTAGAAATCCAGATCGGCGTAATGCTTCGGCGGCGGCAGGCCGGGAATATGGTCGGCCAGCAGCGGGCGGAAACTGGGCCGGGATTTCACGCGGGCATACCAGTCATGCGCGCCGGGATGGTCGGCCCAGGGAATGTCGCCGAGGTAATCCAGGCAACTGAGATGCGCCGCCGCGGCGATATCGGCCAGCGAGAAGTCATCGCCGGCGAGCCAGTTGCGGCGCTCGGTGAGCCAGGCGATGTAGTCGAGATGGATTTTCATGTTCTGGTGCGCGATGCGGATCACGGAGGATTCCGGATGCCCCATGCCCATGAAGCGCTTCATCACCTTCTCGAACACCAGCGGCTCGGAGACTTCCGGCCCGAATTTGTGATCCCACCAGGCGACCAGCCGCCGCGTCTCGGCGCGGCTCGGCGGATCGAAGCCGATCAGCATCTTGTTGGGATAGACCTCGTCGAGGTATTCGCAGATCGCCTGGCTATCGGCCAGCGCGCGGCCGTCATGCTCCACCAGCACCGGACCGTTGCCGCTCGGGTCCATGGCGAGGAATTCCGGCCGGCGCTCCCACAGCTTCTCGACCTCGAGATCGAATTCCAGCCCCTTTTCCTTCAGGAGCACACGGACCTTGCGGGACTGGGGGGAAAGCCAGAGATGGTACAGCTTGCGCATGGGGGCGGAGTCTAGTCGTATTCGGATGAATGAAAAAGCTGGAGAGGACCGCGAATCAGCATGTTGAAAATCTGGGGCCGGGCCAGTTCTGTCAATGTCCAGAAGGTTTTGTGGGCGGCCGACGAGCTGGGGCTGGCGTATGAGCATATCGTGGTCGGCGGCAAATTCGGCGGAAACGACACGCCTGAATACCGCGCGATGAATCCCAACGGCCTGGTGCCGGTGCTGCAGGACACGGATGGCGGCATCCACTGGGAAAGCAACAGCATGGTGCGCTACCTCGCCGCCCGCTACGACGCGTCAGGCGCCGGCCTGTGGCTGGCCGATCCGGCCGCGCGCAGCCAGGCCGACCGCTGGATGGACTGGGCCAGCAGCCTGCTGGGAGAACCAATGCGCGTGCTGTTCTGGGGCTTCGTGCGCGATCCGGTGAATGCCGACCTGAATGCCATGACCAAGGCCGAGATGCAGGCGGCCGAATATTGGGCCCGGCTCGACACCCACCTCGCTGACCGGGCTTTTGTGGCCGGTGACCGCCTGACCATCGGCGACATCCCGGCAGCCTGCCAGCTGCACCGCTGGCTCAGCTTCCCGATCACGCGGCCGACTCTGCCGAACCTGTTGGCCTGGCACGGCCGGATGACCGGACGGGCGGGTTACCGCGCCCATGTCATGCCACCCATGGAATGAAACTGGCCGTCAGACAGGGTTTACAGCCGTATCAACCTTTGCACAGAACCTGATTTTGATCCGGTTTCAGCGGGAACTTTGGGGCAAAATGGCCCTGTTTCGACAGAAACAAGCTTAAAATCGGCTTTTAAACGGGTCTTGGCCGACGTTTTCTGCAGCTAAGACCCGTTTTTGACCCTCAACTGGCTCATTTCCGGCCGTTCCGACGGTCTGAAAGGGCCGTGCCCATCCCAAATCGTGACCATTCCGCCCCTGATCGGCTCAGGCCGGAATCACCTTGACCACACAGTCTTGTTCTCCATATATAACCTATGAGTTATTTAACGGGGCATGGTGTGTGATCGCTGATTACAGGTTTTTTCCTGCCTCTCTGTCGGCTGGCGCCAGGCTCGGCCGTCCTCGGAGCATGTCCAATCCCGAACAGAAAGCTCCCATGCTCAAGATCGCCCTTATTGTCCTCGCCCTGCTCGCCGTCGCCATTGCCGGCGTGCTCGCCTATGCCGCCACCAAGCCCGATACCTCCCGCATCGCCCGGTCCGCCCAGATCCAGGCGGCGCCGGACCGGATCTTTGCGCTGATCAACGATCTGCCCGCCTGGCAGACCTGGTCGCCTTACGAGAAGAAAGACCCGGACATGCAGCGCAGCTTCACCGGCCCGGCCGCCGGCATCGGCGCGAAATACGCCTGGGCCGGCGACAAAAACATCGGCGACGGCCGCATGGAGATCGTCGAGAGCACTGCCCCGTCAAAGATCGCGATCCGGCTGGAATTCCTGAAACCCTTCCAGCATACCGCCATGGCGGACTTCACCCTGGCTCCAGCCGCCAACGGCGCCACCACGGTGACCTGGGCGATGACTGGTCCGGCCAATTACCTGTCCAAGGTGATGAGCGTGGTCTTCGATTTCGACAAGATGATCGGTCGCGACTTCGAGGCCGGCCTCACTAATCTGAAAACCCTCGCAGAGAAATAAGGGGAGCCAGCATGTCCGCCGCCCCGAAAACCGATCGTGCACCCGACCTCGTGCTGAACCGCGTGTTCAATGCCCCGCGCGAGCGCGTCTTCCGCGCCTGGATCGAACCGCAGCTGATGGCGCAGTGGTGGGGACCGGAGGGCTATACCGCACCGGTCTGCGAACTGGATGCGCGACCGGGCGGTGCCTGGCTGGTGCATATGCGTTCGCCCGAGGGCCATGTACAGGTGATGGGCGGCACCTATCACGAGATCGCCGAGCCCTCGAAGCTCATCTGCACGACGTTTGTGAAGGATGGCGAGCGCTTCATGGTGGAAGGCCTGCATGTCGTCACCTTCGAGGCGGCGTCCGAAGGCAGGACCAGGATGCGGCTGGAATCGACGCTGATCCAGCTCGCGCCCGAATGGGAAGCGGCGCGCCATGGCGGCATGCAGCATGGCTGGAACACCAGCATCGACAAGCTGGAAACGATGTTTAAAGCCTAGCCGGGCTGGAGATCACTCGCGACCGCTGCCACTGGTCTGCGGCAGCGCCGTACCCGGCGATGCGATCAGCGCAAAGGTCAGCAGCGTGGCCGGCGACAGATGTTTCGGTGTGGCCTGTGTGGTGGCGCCAGCCGGTGCTTTTACCGGCGCGATGACGGCTGGAGTGGTGACCGGTGCAACGGCCGGCACCACATCTGGTGTGGTGAGGATCGCTTCCACTTTGTCGGCGGGTGGCCCCGGAACAACATCCAGCGCGATGACAGCGCCATGATGATGGATATCGCAGTCCTCCATCGGCTCGCCCATGGCAAGCGGCGAATGCGCTGCCCAATCCTCCCCGTCTTCGGCACGTGAAACCATCGGCAGGGAGGCAAACAGCAGGACTGTACCGGCAAACACGAGCAGATCGGTTTTCATGGCAGCCATCCCGCGCAGGGTGAATGACAGCGCGACAACATTGGCCGTCGCCGTGAAGTTCCGTGACAAATGCTTCGGCCGCCGCTTTTCCCAATCCCTGTGCTAGGCTGAATTGGTCAGACGCCGGGCCGAAAGGTACGGCTGACGGGATCCTGCAGCAGAGTCCGACCCTGCAGCAGCCTCCTGTCCGGCACTTCAGCAATTCCCCGGGGATTGCCAGAGCGACGGTCTTTCTCGCCTCACCTGCCTCCCCTGTCGTCTTC includes:
- a CDS encoding methyl-accepting chemotaxis protein, with amino-acid sequence MLSILAMLVVIIVVAGAGYLSAQRMQASMASVYTDRVVPLSDLKDIADAYAVQIVDTSHKVRAGTMQPQAGLAEIAKARSTISEKWKVYTATRLTPEEARLVEKARLLFVPADRAVEKLNGILIANDKAALVTFAEQEMYPIIDAVSDAISQLISLQLVIAKEEYAASEEAYERFMIAMETLLAVAAVVVGVSIWVISRKVSAPLGRITQAMTRLSGGDLNAEIPAVRGRDEIAAMARALLVFKDSMMAREQAEADIGRQRAESEQRRAEREVREQAAGSEIAALVNKVAGGDLSGRIDENGKEGFFLSTSQELNRLTATLQTMTVEMAEVMGAMAEGDVTHSVRGEYQGVFGQLKGSANGMAERLREFAGELTQTAQSVKVASSEISTGSQDLAGRTESQAASIEQTAASMHEITTTVKQNADNAQAANQLATVARDTAEKGGSVVADAVTAVTRIEESARKIADIVGLIDEIAFQTNLLALNASVEAARAGEAGKGFAVVAQEVRALAQRSANASKDIKALITESNAQVKTGASLVNQTGQSLAEIVGAIKKASDIVAEIAAASREQAAGLDQINTAVGSMDEATQRNAALVEETTASAQSLAQQAQRLAEMVGFFKTR
- a CDS encoding SDR family oxidoreductase, whose amino-acid sequence is MTGNLFCFGLGFSAKVLAAQLHAEGWGVTGTSRSLEKAADIAVLGYDSHVFDGMAPLSDASVLLPATHVLISVPADDDADAVLRWHGADIAKLPNLKWLGYLSTTGVYGDAGGNWVDETTPVSPNQGRSKRRAEAEAGWLRLQAEHGVPVHVFRLAGIYGPGRNQLEGVKRGTAHRIVKPGQVFCRIHVEDIAQVLRASMTKFNPGAIYNLADDEPAPPQDVVAYAADLLKLPRPPEVPFDQAQLSPMAASFYADSRRVRNDRIKFELGVALKYPTYREGLQSLLRGMGN
- a CDS encoding tetratricopeptide repeat protein → MNKIVPSAVFASLLPGLLLWALPAMAQQSLQGSTVLQDAAYQDCLSLARRNPEEGFSQAQLWQATGGGLPAQHCAALALVELRHYGDAADRLEKLLPLAEKQAPHLTVALLDQAANAWLLAEQPQRAKQLLDIALKAAPETSDLLIDRALALAALNDYAAARRDLDVALRVDPTREDALALRAAARRQTGDMGGAMEDAETALAIQPRLPEALLERGILRLNRGDKAGARRDLIEVRMVAPDSPAAVSAGQYIEQMDVKQD
- the queG gene encoding tRNA epoxyqueuosine(34) reductase QueG codes for the protein MPRSANPTDLKELIRQHALAEGFDAVGFTTAGRIGPELAERLDEFMALKRHGTMQWLEDKAERRRHPNALWPEARGIIALGLNYGPDHNPLDVLLEKDRAAISVYAQGRDYHLVVKKKLKSLASWLHHHAGNDVKVFVDTAPLMEKPLSAAAGIGWQGKHTNLVSRDFGSWLFLGLILTTAELAPDEAETDHCGTCSNCLDICPTKAFPAPYQLDARRCISYLTIEYDGVIAEDFAAAMGNRIYGCDDCLAVCPWNKFASTAREITLHSRPELDAPTLLDLAGLDDASFRERFATTAVKRIGRDRFVRNVCVALGNSGDAAMRPVLEKLSHDEAEVVRLQAAQALTRLSRAA
- a CDS encoding RidA family protein; protein product: MSVRRIDVGPRMSQAVVHGNTVYLAGQVAADPKADVTGQTEQILAQIDRLLKEAGTDKTKILSTNIWLADMSTFAEMNKAWDAWVSKGNTPARATVESRLAAPDYKVEIACIAAIG
- a CDS encoding glutathione S-transferase family protein encodes the protein MRKLYHLWLSPQSRKVRVLLKEKGLEFDLEVEKLWERRPEFLAMDPSGNGPVLVEHDGRALADSQAICEYLDEVYPNKMLIGFDPPSRAETRRLVAWWDHKFGPEVSEPLVFEKVMKRFMGMGHPESSVIRIAHQNMKIHLDYIAWLTERRNWLAGDDFSLADIAAAAHLSCLDYLGDIPWADHPGAHDWYARVKSRPSFRPLLADHIPGLPPPKHYADLDF